CGCAGGTCCGCGCACTTCGCGGGCTCGACGATGCGCGGCTCCCCGCTCCACGCGCGCGCCGTGAAGAAGAAGTCGATCCGCTCGTCGATCGGCAGGTCGTGGGCGGTGCGCTGCATCGCCGTCGCGAAGGCGAGGTCGAGGTCGGCGACCGCGACCTCCTCCAGGGCCTCGCGCCGGGCGGCGTCCTCGGCGGTCTCGCCGCGCTCGACGTGCCCGGCCGCCGCTGCGGCCCAGTGCCCGTCCATGTAGCCGGTTCCCTGCCGCAATTGCAGGAGCACCTCGGTGCCCGTCCCGCCCGCGGCCT
Above is a genomic segment from Nocardioides aromaticivorans containing:
- a CDS encoding NUDIX domain-containing protein, producing MTVQDPATGKTRFVVVPASYVFLLREAAGGTGTEVLLQLRQGTGYMDGHWAAAAAGHVERGETAEDAARREALEEVAVADLDLAFATAMQRTAHDLPIDERIDFFFTARAWSGEPRIVEPAKCADLRWFRLDALPDPVVPHERVVLAGLERGDLAPLTHFGF